A genomic region of Anaerolineales bacterium contains the following coding sequences:
- the dnaX gene encoding DNA polymerase III subunit gamma/tau, giving the protein MSQSLYRKYRPNHWSDVVGQEHVVSTLRNAVAAGRVGHAYLFSGPRGTGKTSVARLLAKAVNCTNANAAERPDCTCEHCLAMQAGSFMDLIEIDAASNTSVDDVRDLRDKINFSPNQGQYKVYIIDEVHMLSTAAFNALLKTLEEPPPHAIFILATTETHKVPATVLSRCQRHEFRRLPLDETVAQLEKIANDEGVDAEREALELIARQGTGSLRDSISLLDQLAVPGERLQLAWTQQVLGTSASEAVLAVIDAIVAGDAAAGLEQLGAALDSGSDARQLARQIVNTLRGILLLRMGASVGHEFAGDEMRRMQTQAEQLETRAVLRTLHLFNEAAAEVRQAWQPGLPLEMALVEALQAPAAAVPVARAAAAPGRAAPARPAAPSLAPAAPAADHAAAGLDGSQWNKIKEVARQHSPNLAALLNSSKARQVRGEELMLGFATDVLKEKMEKAENLQMLETVLQQVLGGAYRVTCFVSSAKASDLPAGVDSAGIVAAAVRLGGEIVDQSDQATDD; this is encoded by the coding sequence ATGTCTCAATCTCTGTATCGGAAATATCGCCCCAATCATTGGTCTGATGTCGTAGGCCAGGAGCATGTGGTCAGCACGCTGCGCAACGCGGTAGCGGCTGGCCGGGTAGGGCATGCCTACTTGTTCTCCGGGCCGCGCGGCACCGGCAAAACCAGCGTGGCACGGCTGCTGGCCAAGGCAGTTAACTGCACCAACGCCAATGCCGCCGAGCGCCCGGATTGCACTTGTGAGCACTGCCTGGCCATGCAAGCCGGCAGCTTTATGGATCTGATCGAAATTGATGCTGCCTCCAACACCAGCGTGGACGACGTGCGCGACTTGCGCGACAAGATCAATTTCTCGCCCAACCAGGGCCAATACAAAGTCTATATCATTGACGAAGTGCACATGCTCTCCACTGCAGCTTTCAATGCGCTGCTAAAAACGCTGGAGGAGCCGCCGCCGCACGCCATCTTTATTCTGGCCACCACGGAGACCCACAAAGTGCCGGCTACGGTGCTCTCGCGCTGCCAACGGCATGAATTCCGTCGCCTGCCGCTCGACGAGACGGTAGCCCAACTCGAAAAGATCGCCAATGACGAGGGTGTGGATGCGGAGCGGGAAGCGCTGGAGTTGATCGCCCGCCAGGGTACTGGCAGCCTGCGCGATTCGATTTCCTTGCTGGATCAGTTGGCGGTGCCCGGCGAACGCTTGCAGTTGGCCTGGACGCAACAGGTGCTGGGCACCTCGGCCAGCGAAGCGGTATTGGCCGTGATCGATGCCATCGTGGCGGGCGATGCGGCCGCTGGGCTGGAGCAATTGGGCGCGGCGCTGGATAGCGGCAGCGATGCCCGTCAATTGGCGCGCCAGATCGTGAATACCCTGCGCGGCATCTTGTTGCTGCGCATGGGCGCCAGCGTGGGGCATGAATTTGCCGGAGACGAGATGCGCCGCATGCAAACCCAGGCCGAGCAGTTGGAGACCCGCGCCGTGTTGCGCACCCTGCACCTGTTCAACGAGGCTGCGGCTGAAGTACGCCAGGCCTGGCAACCTGGCCTGCCGTTAGAGATGGCCTTGGTCGAAGCGCTGCAGGCGCCGGCCGCCGCCGTCCCCGTTGCGCGCGCGGCCGCTGCGCCCGGCCGGGCTGCGCCTGCGCGCCCCGCGGCACCATCGCTGGCTCCTGCGGCGCCGGCTGCAGATCACGCGGCGGCCGGCCTGGATGGTAGCCAGTGGAACAAGATCAAAGAGGTGGCCAGGCAGCACAGCCCCAACCTGGCGGCGCTACTCAACTCTTCTAAAGCGCGCCAAGTGCGCGGCGAGGAATTGATGCTGGGCTTTGCCACGGATGTATTGAAAGAGAAAATGGAAAAAGCCGAAAACCTGCAGATGCTGGAAACTGTGTTGCAGCAAGTGCTGGGCGGCGCTTACAGGGTGACCTGCTTTGTGAGCAGCGCCAAAGCGTCAGACCTGCCGGCGGGTGTGGATAGCGCTGGCATCGTGGCCGCAGCGGTGCGCCTGGGCGGCGAAATTGTCGATCAAAGTGATCAAGCCACAGATGATTAG
- a CDS encoding DUF1992 domain-containing protein, whose translation MPNIDEIIRKAMDAGAFDNLRGAGKPLRLEDNPYVEPDWQLAYHLLKENGFAPAFIEVRQAIEQDLAAGRARLAENLAWRTQAGQAGMSAAFVAVQWQQAQQQFGDLVAQLNQRIRDYNLTVGHVQLTRALIDAAREAAAICQPGDARG comes from the coding sequence ATGCCTAATATCGACGAGATCATTCGCAAGGCAATGGACGCAGGGGCGTTTGACAACCTGCGCGGGGCGGGCAAGCCGCTTCGCCTGGAAGATAACCCGTATGTAGAGCCGGATTGGCAGTTGGCATATCACTTGCTGAAGGAGAACGGCTTTGCTCCCGCCTTCATTGAGGTGCGCCAAGCTATCGAGCAGGATCTGGCGGCCGGGCGCGCTCGCCTGGCAGAGAACTTGGCCTGGCGCACTCAGGCAGGGCAGGCGGGAATGAGCGCAGCGTTTGTGGCAGTGCAGTGGCAGCAGGCCCAGCAGCAGTTTGGGGATTTGGTGGCGCAACTCAATCAACGCATCCGTGACTACAACCTCACCGTGGGCCATGTGCAGCTCACTCGCGCCCTGATTGACGCGGCGCGGGAGGCTGCGGCCATTTGCCAACCCGGCGATGCGCGCGGCTGA
- a CDS encoding lamin tail domain-containing protein has translation MLREILSDRRLMRYLVLNVIVSVVSALIVMSLWTFFVFRDPPELTILSSAAGGGNSSPLRIAAVVAAGDLQNERVTLEHSGAEQLALAGWRLRDSSGIEFRFPALVLHPGGQVSVYTRTGENTAAELFWDRQVAVWERGEELTLLDASGTVQATYTVP, from the coding sequence ATGTTGCGCGAAATTCTTAGCGACCGGCGCTTGATGCGCTATCTGGTGCTCAATGTCATCGTTTCGGTTGTCAGCGCACTGATCGTCATGTCGCTGTGGACGTTCTTCGTATTCCGCGACCCGCCGGAGCTGACGATCCTCAGTAGCGCGGCAGGCGGCGGCAACAGCAGCCCGTTGCGCATTGCTGCGGTAGTAGCCGCCGGTGACCTGCAGAATGAGCGCGTGACCTTGGAGCATAGCGGCGCGGAGCAATTGGCGCTGGCGGGCTGGCGGCTGCGCGACAGCAGCGGCATTGAATTTCGCTTCCCTGCGTTGGTGCTGCACCCCGGCGGGCAAGTATCCGTGTACACGCGTACGGGCGAAAACACGGCTGCCGAGTTGTTCTGGGATCGCCAAGTGGCCGTGTGGGAACGTGGCGAAGAATTGACCCTGCTGGATGCCAGCGGCACTGTGCAGGCGACCTATACGGTGCCGTAA
- a CDS encoding sulfatase-like hydrolase/transferase, whose translation MTENGTSTNGFIQSLGAVLCTALAPILALHNFNIQYIQPPAVVRTLWVAIALAVGLFLFAWVILRRPYTAAALTILFLLLFFLYGHIFDLLSRWLPVRNLLFSGAWVLLLLVGAVWLLRHPAQAARFTQIVLVMTALVATFNFANILTYEVARRRANQASLEQTGAIGAATNFGRPDIYYIILDAHTRPDVMARFGYDSSPFVQKLEAMGFYVASCSQANYWLTTFSVGATLRMEYFGPEYDNESALPDWKVSAALQNLRQLGYQVVTFETRANEINNQDLGEDVLLASARQETLYEDFYSLASLNDFEANVIRTTWLHSWLQLVGNYRHLLPAGALDAQAAAYLRHYRQTNYILEQLPELAYLESPKFVYAHLLVPHEPFIFDASGAYVYRNMQDDFTEGYRNNAEFIDRRIAEVIEQILANSAQPPIIILQGDHGPNGSQPDLLLPILNAYYFPYGGDEQLYDHITPVNSLRTLFSYYFGAEYPPLEDLSYYGHTPNLSEGVLTPNSCVPAAN comes from the coding sequence ATGACAGAGAACGGTACGAGTACCAACGGATTTATCCAATCTCTGGGGGCCGTGCTATGTACGGCACTGGCGCCAATCCTCGCACTGCATAACTTCAACATCCAGTACATCCAGCCCCCTGCGGTGGTGCGTACCCTGTGGGTGGCCATAGCGCTGGCCGTGGGGCTGTTTTTGTTCGCATGGGTGATCTTGCGGCGGCCCTATACGGCAGCCGCGTTGACTATTCTGTTTCTCTTGCTTTTCTTCTTGTACGGCCACATCTTCGATCTGCTCAGCCGCTGGTTGCCCGTTCGCAATCTGCTTTTTTCGGGTGCCTGGGTGCTGCTCTTGCTGGTGGGCGCCGTATGGCTGCTGCGGCATCCTGCGCAGGCGGCGCGCTTTACCCAGATCGTGCTGGTGATGACTGCGCTGGTGGCAACCTTCAACTTTGCCAACATCCTCACGTATGAAGTGGCGCGCCGGCGTGCTAACCAGGCCAGCCTGGAACAAACCGGGGCGATCGGGGCCGCGACCAATTTTGGCCGGCCAGATATTTATTACATCATTCTGGATGCGCATACCCGGCCGGATGTGATGGCGCGCTTTGGCTATGACAGTTCTCCATTTGTGCAGAAGTTGGAAGCAATGGGCTTTTATGTCGCCAGTTGCAGCCAGGCGAACTACTGGCTCACCACATTCTCCGTGGGCGCCACGTTGCGCATGGAATACTTTGGCCCTGAGTACGACAACGAAAGCGCACTGCCTGACTGGAAGGTGAGTGCCGCGCTGCAAAATCTGCGGCAGCTTGGCTACCAGGTGGTGACCTTTGAAACGCGCGCCAACGAGATCAATAATCAAGATCTGGGCGAGGATGTGTTGCTTGCCAGCGCGCGCCAGGAAACCTTGTATGAAGACTTCTATTCTTTGGCGAGTCTGAATGATTTTGAAGCCAATGTGATCCGCACCACCTGGCTACACTCCTGGCTGCAACTGGTGGGCAATTATCGTCACTTGCTCCCCGCAGGCGCTCTGGATGCGCAGGCCGCTGCGTACTTGCGGCACTACCGCCAAACCAATTACATCCTTGAGCAACTGCCTGAATTGGCATACCTCGAATCGCCTAAGTTTGTGTATGCGCACCTTCTTGTGCCGCATGAACCCTTTATCTTCGATGCCAGCGGGGCATACGTCTATCGCAATATGCAGGATGATTTTACGGAGGGCTATCGCAACAATGCCGAGTTTATCGATCGGCGCATTGCCGAAGTCATCGAGCAAATCCTGGCAAACTCGGCCCAGCCGCCGATCATTATCTTGCAAGGAGATCACGGCCCGAATGGTTCACAGCCCGATCTGTTGCTGCCGATCTTGAATGCCTACTACTTCCCGTACGGTGGCGATGAACAGCTCTATGATCACATCACCCCAGTCAACAGCTTGCGCACACTCTTCTCGTATTACTTTGGCGCCGAGTACCCACCTCTGGAGGACCTGAGCTACTACGGGCATACCCCTAACCTGAGCGAAGGTGTGCTGACCCCGAATAGCTGCGTTCCGGCAGCTAATTGA
- a CDS encoding VOC family protein → MKIDAVAVSSTNMKNTMAFYKLLGFQFDAYDADAQHVEPRTPQGSARLMIDAASLLADLLGEAPRPGNHAVFALQLASAAEVDRVSAAVKAAGHPLIREPWDAPWGQRYAIVQDPDGYRIDLYAPH, encoded by the coding sequence ATGAAAATTGATGCCGTGGCGGTGAGCTCTACCAACATGAAAAACACGATGGCTTTTTATAAGCTGCTTGGCTTCCAATTTGATGCATATGATGCGGATGCTCAGCATGTAGAACCGCGCACGCCGCAAGGCTCGGCGCGGCTGATGATCGATGCCGCCAGCCTGCTGGCTGACCTGTTGGGCGAAGCGCCGCGGCCGGGCAACCACGCGGTGTTTGCGCTGCAGCTTGCTAGCGCGGCCGAGGTGGATCGAGTTTCGGCGGCCGTCAAAGCGGCTGGGCACCCGCTTATAAGGGAGCCGTGGGATGCCCCGTGGGGGCAGCGCTATGCGATCGTGCAAGACCCGGATGGCTACCGTATCGATCTGTATGCGCCCCACTGA
- a CDS encoding rhodanese-like domain-containing protein yields the protein MIFRIVRLVGSKLIKGEYSYPNVSEISAEQLFEKLSSAKPPLLIDVRSHTEFTTAYGHLPTARLIPLMELVGTFPSASKFKQAVSMVEAQFAEIEAYKPHEVVTICPGGGFSLVAAEIMAEVGFERVTSLAGGADGWFKQGYPTSGPVRAEET from the coding sequence ATGATCTTTCGGATTGTGCGCCTGGTAGGCAGCAAGCTTATCAAGGGCGAGTATAGCTACCCCAATGTGAGCGAGATCTCGGCTGAGCAATTGTTTGAGAAGCTGAGCTCGGCCAAACCGCCGTTACTTATCGACGTGCGCTCACACACCGAGTTCACTACCGCGTATGGGCATTTGCCAACCGCACGGCTGATCCCTCTAATGGAGCTGGTCGGCACTTTTCCGAGCGCAAGTAAATTCAAGCAGGCGGTCAGCATGGTGGAGGCGCAATTTGCCGAGATCGAGGCCTATAAGCCGCACGAAGTGGTCACAATCTGCCCTGGCGGCGGCTTCTCGCTGGTGGCGGCTGAGATCATGGCAGAGGTAGGCTTTGAACGGGTGACGAGCCTGGCGGGCGGCGCGGATGGCTGGTTCAAGCAGGGATACCCGACCTCTGGGCCGGTTCGTGCGGAGGAGACGTGA
- the ppa gene encoding inorganic diphosphatase, translated as MRLEAITHGPNVPHEVNVIIEVPTGGEPIKYEFDKQIGALVVDRFLYTPMHYPGNYGFIPNTLSGDGDPCDVLVANTRALIPGALIRVRPIGVLIMQDEAGPDEKILAVPAPQLTKRYAHVFEAHDLPAITLQQIEHFFAHYKDLEEDKWVKILRWGDAAEARQMIQQAFENFQSAKAG; from the coding sequence ATGCGTTTAGAAGCCATCACTCACGGCCCCAATGTGCCGCATGAAGTCAACGTCATCATCGAAGTGCCCACCGGCGGTGAGCCGATCAAGTATGAATTCGACAAGCAGATCGGTGCTCTGGTCGTAGACCGTTTCCTCTACACGCCTATGCACTACCCGGGCAACTATGGCTTCATCCCCAACACCCTCTCCGGCGATGGCGATCCCTGCGATGTGCTGGTGGCCAACACCCGCGCCCTGATCCCCGGGGCGCTGATCCGCGTGCGCCCGATCGGCGTACTCATCATGCAAGACGAAGCCGGCCCCGACGAGAAGATCCTGGCCGTACCCGCGCCGCAACTCACCAAGCGCTACGCCCACGTATTCGAAGCCCACGATCTGCCCGCCATCACCCTGCAACAGATCGAGCACTTCTTCGCCCATTACAAAGATCTGGAAGAAGACAAGTGGGTCAAGATCCTCCGCTGGGGAGACGCCGCCGAAGCACGCCAAATGATCCAGCAAGCCTTTGAAAATTTCCAGTCTGCCAAGGCTGGCTAA
- the lipA gene encoding lipoyl synthase has product MVAPTRNRIPLEDIQLAPKPSRRPDWIRVRAPMGESYENIKRLMRSKALHTVCEEAMCPNIGECWGDGTATFLMLGDVCTRSCGFCDIKRGMPNAMDWAEPLRVAQAVKDMGLSHAVITSVNRDERADGGAPILALVVKRIRQIHPGCSIELLIPDFKGSPEALKIVMDARPEILNHNVETVPRLFKKVQPQDNYAWAAATLSNAKKMDPEVLTKSGIMLGLGETNEEVKAVMRDQREWGVDILTLGQYLQPSKQHLPIERYVTPEEFADFKAYGLSIGFKWVESGPLVRSSYHAADQVRALSAVHRKLYGQAAA; this is encoded by the coding sequence ATGGTTGCTCCCACTCGAAATCGCATCCCGCTGGAAGATATCCAGTTGGCCCCCAAGCCTAGCCGCCGCCCGGATTGGATCCGCGTGCGCGCCCCAATGGGCGAGAGTTACGAGAACATCAAGCGCCTCATGCGCAGCAAAGCGCTGCACACCGTGTGCGAAGAAGCGATGTGCCCCAACATCGGGGAATGCTGGGGAGACGGCACCGCCACCTTCCTGATGCTGGGCGATGTCTGCACGCGCTCCTGTGGCTTCTGCGACATCAAGCGCGGCATGCCCAATGCGATGGACTGGGCCGAACCGCTGCGCGTGGCCCAGGCCGTCAAAGACATGGGCCTCAGCCACGCAGTCATCACCAGCGTCAACCGTGATGAGCGCGCCGATGGTGGCGCGCCGATCCTGGCCTTGGTGGTCAAGCGCATTCGCCAGATCCACCCCGGCTGCTCGATCGAATTGCTCATTCCTGACTTCAAGGGCAGCCCCGAGGCGCTCAAGATCGTGATGGATGCCCGCCCCGAGATCCTCAACCACAATGTGGAAACCGTGCCGCGCCTGTTCAAGAAGGTGCAGCCGCAAGACAATTACGCCTGGGCCGCGGCCACGCTGAGCAACGCCAAAAAGATGGACCCCGAAGTGCTGACCAAGAGCGGCATCATGCTCGGCCTGGGTGAGACCAACGAAGAGGTCAAAGCCGTCATGCGTGATCAGCGTGAGTGGGGCGTAGACATCCTGACCCTCGGCCAGTACCTGCAGCCCAGCAAGCAGCACCTGCCGATCGAGCGCTACGTCACTCCCGAAGAATTTGCCGATTTCAAAGCCTACGGCCTCAGCATTGGCTTCAAGTGGGTTGAAAGCGGCCCTCTGGTGCGCAGCAGCTACCACGCCGCCGATCAGGTGCGTGCGCTCAGCGCGGTGCACCGCAAGCTCTACGGCCAGGCCGCCGCCTAA
- a CDS encoding HAD family hydrolase: protein MAKIRALLFDFDGLILDTELPDYESWQEVYRAHGCELPIETWGQIVGGNGATDFDPYTYLEHLSGKPVDREEIWVNRRQKYLSNISEQPVLPGVIDYLDAAEDLGLLLAVASSSPENWVRGHLARLGLYDRFDVVKTADDVQRTKPDPELYTLAMAELGVAPHEAIVLEDSPNGVLAANAAGVFAVAIPNQVTGQLTLDHADLRLPSLDAMSLVELIAHVEARRA from the coding sequence ATGGCGAAGATACGCGCCCTGTTATTTGATTTCGATGGTTTGATCCTGGATACGGAGCTGCCCGATTACGAATCGTGGCAGGAGGTCTACCGCGCCCACGGCTGTGAGCTGCCCATCGAAACCTGGGGGCAGATCGTGGGCGGCAATGGCGCCACAGACTTTGACCCCTATACCTATCTGGAGCATCTCAGCGGCAAGCCAGTGGACCGCGAAGAGATCTGGGTGAACCGCCGCCAAAAATACCTGAGCAATATCAGTGAGCAACCGGTGTTGCCCGGGGTAATCGATTACCTGGACGCCGCCGAGGATCTGGGGCTGCTGCTGGCGGTGGCCTCCAGCTCGCCGGAGAACTGGGTGCGCGGCCACTTGGCGCGCCTGGGCTTGTATGATCGCTTTGATGTGGTGAAGACCGCCGACGACGTGCAGCGCACCAAACCAGACCCGGAGTTGTACACTCTGGCGATGGCAGAGCTGGGCGTTGCGCCGCACGAGGCGATTGTGTTGGAAGATTCGCCCAATGGAGTGCTGGCAGCGAATGCCGCTGGCGTGTTTGCCGTGGCGATCCCAAACCAGGTTACCGGGCAACTGACCCTGGACCATGCGGATTTGCGCCTGCCTTCGCTGGATGCGATGAGCCTGGTGGAGTTGATTGCACACGTGGAAGCACGGCGTGCATAG
- a CDS encoding NADH-quinone oxidoreductase subunit N has translation MSFSSADLITALPIVFLVVWACVLLLVAVFAGRRPGLLPALSLAGLLLTEYLLVSQMGLQADAFGGMFVTDGFSIFINLVLILGGVLSVALSYGYIQRMQIAKPEYYVLMLFSISGMMLMASAADLIIVFLGLELLSIPLYVLAAIARPDSRSEEAGLKYFLLGAFASGFLVYGIALVYGATGTTLMSGIVAAVAAGLAYPIYLVLGAGLILVGLGFKVAAVPFHMWTPDVYDGAPTSVTAFMAVGAKAAGFAALLRIFVVAFPSISEQITPVLYVMCTATLLVGNLLAIKQNNVKRMLAYSSISHAGFILMAVVAYGNDAARFDVVSSALFYLLAFTFASFGSWAVVMAVEKSLGRGLEFSDYAGLFRRSPALAVAMMIFMLSFTGVPPTLGFAGKFYLFRAVLEGGYVWLAIVGALASLISAYYYLRLIVVMFMQDGEPEVHSERWLNLTAGVSALATVGLFIFSEPLVAWATQALLRIF, from the coding sequence ATGAGCTTCTCATCTGCTGACCTGATTACTGCGCTGCCCATCGTCTTTCTGGTGGTGTGGGCCTGCGTATTGCTGCTGGTGGCGGTGTTCGCCGGCCGGCGCCCTGGGCTGCTGCCGGCGCTCTCGCTGGCCGGCCTGCTGCTGACGGAGTACCTGCTGGTGAGCCAGATGGGCCTGCAGGCCGATGCGTTTGGGGGCATGTTCGTCACGGATGGCTTCTCCATCTTCATCAATCTGGTATTGATCCTGGGCGGCGTGCTGAGTGTGGCGCTCTCTTACGGCTACATTCAACGCATGCAGATCGCCAAGCCTGAATACTATGTGCTGATGCTGTTCTCGATCAGCGGCATGATGCTGATGGCTTCTGCCGCGGATCTGATCATTGTGTTTCTTGGGCTGGAGTTGCTGTCCATCCCGTTGTATGTGTTGGCGGCGATCGCACGGCCAGACAGCCGTTCGGAAGAAGCCGGTTTGAAATACTTCCTGCTGGGCGCGTTCGCCAGCGGTTTTCTGGTGTATGGCATTGCCCTGGTGTATGGTGCCACCGGCACCACGCTGATGAGCGGCATTGTGGCCGCGGTGGCGGCCGGGCTGGCCTACCCGATCTATCTGGTGCTCGGCGCGGGCTTGATCCTGGTCGGGCTGGGCTTCAAAGTAGCGGCGGTACCCTTCCATATGTGGACGCCGGATGTGTACGACGGCGCGCCCACCTCGGTGACGGCGTTTATGGCGGTGGGTGCCAAAGCCGCCGGGTTCGCGGCGCTGCTGCGCATCTTTGTCGTGGCGTTCCCCTCGATCAGCGAGCAGATCACCCCGGTGCTGTATGTGATGTGCACGGCCACTTTGTTGGTGGGCAACCTGCTGGCGATCAAACAAAATAATGTGAAGCGCATGCTGGCCTACTCCAGCATCTCGCATGCCGGCTTTATCTTGATGGCCGTGGTGGCCTATGGCAACGATGCGGCGCGCTTTGATGTAGTTTCCTCGGCCTTGTTTTACCTGCTGGCCTTCACCTTCGCCAGTTTCGGCTCGTGGGCGGTGGTGATGGCGGTAGAGAAAAGCCTCGGCCGCGGCTTGGAGTTCAGTGATTATGCCGGCCTGTTTCGCCGTAGCCCGGCGCTGGCCGTGGCGATGATGATCTTCATGCTCTCGTTCACCGGCGTGCCGCCCACCTTGGGCTTCGCGGGCAAATTCTATTTATTCCGCGCCGTGCTCGAGGGTGGTTACGTGTGGCTGGCGATCGTGGGTGCGCTGGCTTCGTTGATCTCGGCCTATTACTACTTGCGCCTGATCGTAGTGATGTTCATGCAGGATGGCGAGCCAGAGGTGCACAGCGAGCGTTGGCTCAACCTCACCGCCGGGGTGAGCGCACTGGCTACGGTGGGCTTGTTCATCTTCTCTGAGCCGCTGGTAGCCTGGGCCACCCAGGCGTTGCTGAGAATCTTCTAA
- a CDS encoding NADH-quinone oxidoreductase subunit M, which translates to MEFLLQPLNVLTFFPLVGVLVLLFLREQKNASRWVALVTSLLTFGISLWVLSLFRAEEAGLQLDFAYNWIQAAGWTIKYAMGIDGLSILLVLLTTFLSPIAILSTWNAVEERVRDFMVFFLLLELGMLGVFLAQDLFLFYIFWEFTLVPMYFLIGIWGGAQRMYAAIKFFLYTMAGSILMLLAILWLGINQGTFHLPDLIAMGGIPAEAQFWLFLAFAAAFAIKVPMWPLHSWLPDAHVQAPTAGSVILAGVLLKMGTYGFLRFNLPLFPQASIELAPAMATLAVIGIVYGAIVSYSQKDVKKLVAYSSISHLGFVMLGLFALNAQGIEGAILQMINHGISTGALFLIVGFIYERRHTREFSEFGGLWKVMPVYAVLALIVSLSSMGLPGLNGFVGEFTILLGAWGAGEGGALGSIWFTVFAALGVILAAVYILYMFNKMFLGPVTVKANEALKDLSWRELAVMIPLLIVIFWIGLYPKPFFALMHPAVEQLVTLFQTAAIH; encoded by the coding sequence ATGGAATTTCTTTTACAACCCCTGAATGTGCTGACGTTTTTCCCACTTGTTGGCGTACTCGTTCTTTTGTTCTTGCGTGAACAGAAGAATGCCAGCCGCTGGGTGGCGTTGGTCACCTCATTGCTCACCTTCGGTATCTCGCTGTGGGTATTGAGCTTGTTCCGTGCCGAGGAAGCTGGCTTGCAGCTTGACTTTGCCTACAACTGGATCCAGGCTGCAGGCTGGACGATCAAATACGCCATGGGGATTGACGGCCTCAGCATTCTGCTGGTGTTGTTGACCACCTTCCTGTCGCCGATCGCCATTCTTTCCACCTGGAATGCGGTCGAAGAGCGCGTGCGCGACTTCATGGTCTTCTTCCTGCTGCTCGAGCTGGGCATGCTGGGTGTGTTCCTGGCGCAGGATCTGTTCCTCTTCTATATCTTCTGGGAATTCACGCTGGTGCCGATGTACTTCCTCATCGGTATCTGGGGTGGTGCCCAGCGCATGTACGCTGCCATCAAGTTCTTCCTCTATACGATGGCAGGTTCGATCCTGATGTTGCTGGCGATTTTGTGGCTGGGCATCAACCAGGGCACCTTCCATTTGCCGGATCTGATCGCCATGGGCGGCATTCCGGCGGAGGCGCAGTTCTGGCTGTTCCTGGCGTTCGCCGCCGCCTTTGCGATCAAGGTGCCGATGTGGCCGCTGCACTCTTGGCTGCCTGATGCTCACGTGCAGGCGCCCACCGCTGGCTCGGTGATCCTGGCCGGCGTACTGCTCAAGATGGGTACCTATGGCTTCCTGCGCTTCAACCTGCCGCTCTTCCCGCAGGCGTCGATCGAGCTGGCCCCGGCAATGGCCACGCTGGCGGTGATCGGCATTGTGTACGGCGCGATCGTGTCGTACTCCCAGAAGGATGTGAAGAAGCTGGTGGCGTATTCTTCGATCAGCCACTTGGGTTTTGTGATGCTGGGCTTGTTTGCCCTGAACGCTCAGGGTATTGAAGGCGCTATTTTGCAGATGATCAACCACGGTATCAGCACCGGTGCGTTGTTCTTGATCGTCGGGTTCATCTACGAGCGCCGCCACACGCGTGAATTCAGCGAGTTTGGCGGTCTGTGGAAGGTGATGCCGGTGTATGCGGTGTTGGCGCTGATCGTCTCGCTCTCCTCGATGGGCCTGCCTGGCCTGAACGGCTTCGTGGGTGAGTTCACCATTCTGCTGGGCGCCTGGGGCGCTGGCGAAGGCGGCGCGCTGGGCTCGATCTGGTTTACGGTATTTGCGGCGCTGGGCGTGATCCTGGCGGCGGTCTATATCCTCTACATGTTCAACAAGATGTTCCTGGGGCCGGTGACGGTGAAAGCCAACGAAGCCCTCAAAGATTTGAGCTGGCGTGAACTGGCGGTGATGATCCCGCTGTTGATTGTGATCTTCTGGATCGGCTTGTATCCCAAGCCCTTCTTTGCCCTGATGCACCCGGCGGTGGAACAACTGGTGACTTTGTTCCAGACCGCGGCAATCCACTAA